GTCCGGCCGGGTCTGGTCGGCGATGGTCAGCGCATCTTCAAAGCCCTCGGTCACCAGAAACAGCGTGCGCGCGCCCTTGAGCTCCAGCAGGGCGTTGGTGGCCACCGTGGTGCCCATCTTCACTGCCGACAGCGCGCCGGCCGGGATGGGCGCATCTGGGGCCAGACCTAGCGCGCGGCGCACACCCGCGCTGGCGGCGTCCTCATAGGCGGGCGACTGGGACAGAAGTTTGAAGGCCTCCAGACGGCCATCGCCGTGGCGGGCGAGAATGTCGGTGAACGTGCCGCCCCGGTCGATCCAGATCTCCAGAGCCTTGGTCACGCGCATCTCCTGCGTCTATTGGGGGGAGGAGTTATGCAGCATAGCATGCGCAGTCCCGCAAGGTCGCTCACGAGGCGCTCACGGGGCGCCCACGGTCCCTGAGCGGCTTGACGCGACCCCATCCGGGCGTCAATCAGGATGGCCGCGCACACCGGACGCATCGGGTGGCGCCTCTTTAAAGACCCCACGGACCCGCCATGGAATTCTGGCGCAAGCTCGCCGCCCTTCTGACCGGATCGCAAGACCCGTTCGACTGCGCGGAGGAGGACTGCCCGCCGGGCCGGCGCGTAGATGATGCCGAGTTCGCCATGGCGCTGATCGGGCTGGGCGCCAAGATGGCCAAGGCCGATGGCGAGGTCAGCCGCGAGGAGGTGGCCGCCTTCGCCCAGGTGTTCCGTGCGCCGCCGGGCTTCGAGGCGCCGCTGGCGCGCGCGTTCGATCTGGCCAAGCAGACCACGCTGGGCTTTGACGGCTATGCAAGACGCCTCGCCCGCCGCTTCCAGCATCACCCGGCGGTGCTGGAGGATGTGCTGGACGGATTGTTCCACATCGCCAAGGCCGACGGGCGCGTGACCGCACAGGAGGAGGCGTATCTCGAAGCCGTGGCGGAGATTTTCGGCTTTGACGCCCACGGCTTCGAACGGATCAAATACACCCATATCGCCGCGCCCCATGATGACCCCTACGTGATCTTGGGCGTGAGCCGCGCCGCCAGCGACGCAGAGGTGAAGACCGCCTACCGCGCCATCGCCTCGCAAAACCATCCTGACCGCCTGATGGCGCGAGGCGCCCCGGCGGAGCTGCAGCGCATCGCGGTGGACAAGATGGCGGTCATCAATGCGGCCTATGACGCCGTGATGCAGGCGCGCGGCGTCCGCCCGCGACGGCTGGAGGCGCAGCCGGGGTGACGGGGTCTGCCCGCAGACCCTACTCCACCGGCGCCTGCTCGGGCGCTTTCTTCGGCGTCTTCTTCGGCTTCGCGGCCTTCAGCCTGTCGGCGGGGATAATCTCGAAGTCGAGGCGCTCGGCGTCGGCCGGGTCGATATCGACCTTGACCACGCCGCCCTTTTTCAGCTGACCGAACAGGATCTCGTCAGCCAGGGGCTTCTTGATGTGCTCCTGGATGACGCGGCCCAGCGGACGGGCGCCGAAATTCTCGTCATAGCCCTTGCGCGCCAGCCAGAGCGTGGCGGCCTCAGACAGCTCGAACGTGACGCCGCGCTCGGCCAGCTGGGCTTCCAGCTGGAGCACGAATTTCTCCACGACGCGGCCGACCACTTCGGGCTTCAGGCCGGAGAAGGCGATGGTGGCGTCGAGGCGGTTGCGGAATTCCGGCGTGAACAGGCGTTCGATGGCCGCCGTGTCCTCGCCCTCGCGCTTGCCGCGCCCGAAGCCGATGGATTCCTTGGCCGCATCCGACGCGCCGGCATTGGTGGTCATGATCAGGATGATGTTGCGGCAGTCGATCTTCTTGCCGTTGGCGTCTGTCAGCTGGCCGTTATCCATCACCTGCAGGAGGATGTTAAAAATGTCCGGGTGGGCCTTCTCGATCTCGTCGAGCAGCAGCACCGAATGGGGGTGCTGGTCCACCGCGTCGGTCAGCTGGCCGCCCTGGTCATAGCCGACATAGCCCGGAGGCGCGCCGAGCAGGCGGCTCACCGTGTGGCGCTCCATGTATTCGCTCATGTCAAAGCGCAGCAGCTCCACTCCCAGCGAGGAGGCGAGCTGGCGGGCCACCTCGGTCTTGCCTACGCCCGTGGGTCCGGAGAACAGATAGCAGCCGATGGGCTTGTGCGGTTCGCGAAGGCCGGCGCGCGCCAGCTTGATGGCGCTGGCCAGCTTGGCGATAGCCTCGTCCTGACCGAACACCACCCGCTTGAGCGTGGCGTCGAGGTCCTTGAGGACCGTCTCGTCGGATTTCGACACCGACTTGGCCGGGATGCGCGCGATCTTGGCGACCACGGCTTCCACGTCCTTGACCCCGATGGTCTTCTTCCGGCGGGACTGCGGCAGCAGGCGCATTGAGGCCCCGGCCTCGTCGATCACGTCGATGGCTTTGTCGGGCAGCTTGCGGTCGCCGATATAGCGGTCGGACAGCTCCACGGCGGTTTTCAGCGCTTCATTGGTGAAGCGGATATCGTGGAAATCCTCGAAATACGGGCGCAGGCCCTGCAGGATCTTGATGGAATCGGCCACGGACGGTTCGACCACATCAATCTTCTGGAAGCGGCGGGCGAGCGCGCGGTCTTTCTCGAAGTGCTGGCGGTATTCCTTGTAAGTGGTCGAGCCCATGCAGCGCAGGGAGCCTGACTGCAGCGCCGGCTTCAAAAGGTTGGACGCGTCCATCGCGCCGCCCGACGTGGCGCCGGCGCCGATGACGGTGTGAATCTCGTCGATGAACAGGATGGCGTGGGGGCGTTGCTCCAGCGCCTTGACCACCTGCTTGACGCGCTCTTCGAAGTCGCCGCGATAGCGCGTGCCCGCCAGCAGTGTGCCCATGTCGAGCGAATAGATGACGGCTTTTTCCAGCACATCAGGCACATCGTGCTCGATGATCTTGCGGGCCAAGCCTTCGGCGATGGCGGTTTTGCCCACGCCCGGATCGCCCACCAGAAGCGGGTTGTTCTTGCGGCGGCGGCACAGCACCTGGATGCAGCGCTCCACCTCGTGGTCGCGCCCGATCAGCGGGTCCACATCGCCGGCGCGGGCCTTGGCGTTGAGATCGACGCAATACGCCGCCAGCGCATCATCCTTGTCCTTGTCGTCGGCCGCGGCGGGCGCGGCTTCGTCCTCGTCTTCATCGTCCGCGCCGCGGGCCGGGAGCGCCTCGCTGGCGCCGGGGCGCTTGGCAATGCCATGGGAGATGAAGTTGACCGCGTCGTACCGGGTCATGTCGCGCTCGGCCAGGAAATAGGCCGCATGGCTTTCGCGCTCGGCGAACAGGGCGACCAGGACATTGGCGCCGGTCACCTCGTCACGGCCGGAATTCTGCACATGGATCACGGCGCGCTGGATCACGCGCTGGAAACCGGCCGTCGGCTTGGCGTCCTCGCCGGTCTCGATCACCAGGCTCGCCAGCTCGCGCTCGACATAATCGAGAAGGGTCTCGCGCAGCTCATCCACATCCACGTCGCAGGCGCGCATGACGGCGGCCGCGTCCTCATCCTCGCACAGGATCAGCAGCAAGTGCTCGAGCGTGGCGTACTCGTGCTTGCGCTCCTTGGCGGCGGCCAGGGCGCGGGTGAGGCTGTGCTCAAGGGCGGATGAAAATGAGGGCAAGCGCCTAATCCTTTTCCATGGTGCACTGCAGAGGGTGCTGCGAGCGCCGTGCGGCGTCCATCACCTGGGCTACTTTGGTCTCGGCCACTTCAAACGTAAACACGCCGCAGACCCCCACTCCATGTTGGTGCACATGGAGCATGATGCGAGTCGCTTCCTCAGCGTTCTTGTGAAAAATCGTCATCAGAACGCCCACGACGAACTCCATCGGGGTGTAATCGTCGTTTAACAGCAGGACCTTGTACATTGACGGGCGCTTAGTGCGCGTGCGCGTTTCGAGCGCGACGCCTGCGCCGCGTCCGGCGTCCTCGTCATCCTTGCGCCGTTCAGTCATGCCCACGGGCCTCGGGTCAGCGCTGACACAGTTTCCATACCCTGATTAGATAGGCATCCATGGCCGCGTGGGAAGCCCCTGTCTCAGCCAGCCGCGTGGATTGCAGCGCCCGGTTGGAGATAAAAAAAGTCCGGCGCTTTGGGGCGCCGGACCAGTCAGGGAGGATCCGTGGGCGCGCCCGGCAAGCCGCGCGCGCCGATGGGGTAGCGTCGCGTCTAGCGCTGCGACTGCATCAGCTCGACAGCCGCGGCGGCGCGGTCGTTGAGCGGCTTGAACGATTGCTTGACCAGGCCCGACATCAGCTCGGACTGGCGGGTGATTTCGGCCAGATAGGCCTCCATCGCCGACTTGGCGTAGTCGGCCTGGACCTCGATGAGCTCCTGGACGGACTTGGCGCTGGCCATGGTTTTGGCCGCAGCGGCGGAGTCTTCCATCGACTTCTTGGCGTAGGCGACCGCGGCGGTGTTGATCTCTTCGATCGACTTGGCGGTGGTGGTGGCCGACGCGATCATGGCGTCAACGGTGTCTTTCTGGAACGCAGTGAACTCGTTCAGCGCGTTCACGGACTTTTCAAAGCCGTCCTTGATTGCGTCGTTCGACGCGGCGGTGACGGTTTCGAAGGCTTCCTTGGCGGGATCTTTTTTGGCGGCGGCGGCCATGGTGATGACTCCTGTCATTTTGCGGGGAGGCGAGGGCGCACGCGCAGCTTTGCCGGATGATGTCCGTGCGGTCGCGGGGCGGGCCTCGGTCTTGGGGGACAGCTGGACGGCGGCCGTATCGGGCGCGACATATCCGGACGCATCGGCGTTGCCGCCCGTCGTCTGGTCGATGGTCGTGCTCATTGTTCCGGTCTCGGTCGTCATGGCGTCCTCATTTTATCTCGCTCGGGGCGGATCCGCCCTTCGCAAGTGCAGCAAATCTCTCAAAACCGGCGACGCAAGTCAAGAAAAATGTTGCGCTGCACAAAAGCCGAAGTGCGTCATGCGGTTAACGGCCCGGCAACAGCTCGGCGCCAGTGTGTCAGGCTATGGCGCACGCACTCATTCGATGGATGGCTTCGGTTCTCGCCGTGCTGGCGTTCGCCAGCGCGGGGGCTGCGGCGCAGTCGGAACGCTACGCGGCCTTCGTGGCCGACATGGAAAGCGGCGAGGTGCTGCATGCGCGCAGGGCCGACGCCATGCGCTTTCCCGCCTCGCTGACCAAGATGATGACGCTCTACATTCTGTTTGAAGCCGAGCGTGACGGGCGGGTTTCGCTGAGCGACGAGCTGGTTGTGTCGGCGGAAGCCGCGTCGCGTCCGGCCTCGAGGCTGGGGCTGGCTGAAGGCGCCACCATCGCGGTGGAAGATGCCGTGCGGGCGCTGATCATCGCCAGCGCCAATGATGTCGCCGTCGTGGTCGCCGAGCATCTGGGCGGCACAGAAACCGCCTTTGCGCAGGCCATGACCGAGCGCGCCCGCCGTCTGGGCCTCACCTCCACCACCTTCCGCAATGCCTCGGGCCTGCCCGATCCGCTGCAGCGCACGACGGCGCGCGACATGGCGCGTCTTGCGTATGCCCTGCGCCGCGATTTTCCTGAGCGCTACGCCTATTTCTCCGAGACGCGCTTTGTCTGGAACGGCCGAACCATCAACAGCCACAACACGCTGGTCAACACCATGCCGGGCGTGGACGGACTGAAGACCGGCTATATCCGCGCGTCAGGATTCAATGTGGCGCTGACGGCGCAGCGCGACGGGCGCCAGCTGGTGGCCATTATCATGGGCGGGGCTTCGCCTGCGGTGCGCGACGCCCATGCCAGAGAGCTGATCGACGCAGCTTTCATCACGCTGGACGCGCGCGATCAGGGCCGGTTGCTCGCGACATTGGAGGCGCCGCGCCTCAACCCCATACGCGAACAGGAAATTCTGACCGCCGAGCTGGCAGACATGCCCGCCCAGACCGCCCAGGGCTCCGCTGGCGCCGCCCCGCCCGTGCGGGTGACTTTGGCCGATGTGGACGAGCTGGCCGAGCCGGCGCGCGCCGCAGAGCCTGCGCTGGCGCTGCCGCGGGGCTGGTCCATTCAGGTTGGCGCCTATGGCTCTGAAGCGGCGGCGCGGGCGCGGCTGGAAACCGTGTCAGCATTGGGGATCAGCGATCTGGTGGCGCAGGCGCATCACGCCCCGGAGCCCTTGTTGCGCGGCGAGACCCGGCTGTGGCGCGCCCGGTTTGCGGGGCTGGACGCAGACATCGCCCGGGCGGCCTGCGCCCGGCTGCAGGCGCGCGGCGAGGCGTGTTTCACGGTGGCGCCGGACGCCTGAAACGAGGCCTCAGAGTTTTGCCCTTATCCGTTCGGCCAGCGCTTCGAGCGCCTTCACATCTGCCTGACCGGCCTGGCCATGGCCTGCGATCTGGCGGTCGGCCCAGCGCGGAATGACATGAAAATGCACGTGAAATACGGTCTGACCCGCCGCCGCGCCGCTGAACTGGGCGACCATGACGCCGTCGGGTTTCAGCGCCGCCTCCACCGCCCGGGCCACCTGCTGGACGCGCTCCATGGCGGCGGACGCGGCCTCGGCGGGAAGGTCGAGCAGATTGCGCGCCCGCGCCTTCGGGATGACCAGCACATGCCCCTCGCTTTGGGGAAAAACATCCATGATTGCAATAACTTGCTTGTCCTCAAACACTTTGACCGAAGGGGCGTCGCCGCGCAGGATCTTCGCGAAAATATTCTGGTCGTCATAGGTCCCGTGCAGGCTCATGGCGGGTCTCCGGTCTCGCTCGAGGAGCGCAAATCATAAGCAAAATCGAGGTGATGCGCCAAGTCAGGGCGCGGTCTTGAACGGCGACTCGGCGTCCATCGCCTCGCATTCGCGGATCATGGCGGGGCGTTCGGAGGCGAGATAGCGGGCGACGGCGGCGCGAAGGCCTTCATGTTCAATATGATGGGCTGAATGCACCAGGTGCGGGCGGTAGCCGCGGGCGAGCTTGTGGGCGCCCTGGGCGCCGGCTTCGACGCGGGTGAGGCCGTGGGACAGCGCGTACTCGATGGCCTGATGATAGCAGAGCTCGAAATGCAGGCTGTCATGGGAATCCAGCGCCCCCCAATAGCGGCCATAGAGCGTGTCAGACCCGATAAAATTCAACGCGCTGGCGATATACCGGCCGTCGCGGGACGCCATCACCAGCAGGATTTTATCCGCCATGCTCTGGCCGATAAGCGAGAAGAATTCCCGGTTGAGATAGGGCTGGCCCCATTTGCGCGCGCCGGTGTCGAGATAGCAGGCGAAGAACACGTCCCAATGGGCTTCGGTAATGTCCGATCCGGTCAAAAGTTCAATGTTGACATTGGCTTGGGCGATTTCGCGCTCTTTGCGCAGGGCCTTGCGTTTGCGTGATGCCAGGGCGTCGAGGAAGTCGGCATAATCGCGGTAGCCCTCGCTGGTGAAGATGAACTGGATGTCGTGCCGGGCGAGAAGCCCTTGAGAGTCAAGGGCCTGACGATCCGTCTCGTCGGGAAACAGGACATGCCAGCTCGACGCGCCCAGCTGGCGGGCCGCGGCGATACCGCCCTCGATGAGAGTATTACGGGTTTCAGGACAATGGGTTAGGATGCGCTGGCCGGTGGCGGGGGTAAAGGGAATGGCGGTGACCAGCTTGGGGTAATAACTCCCGCCCGCTCGCTCCAGCGCATCGGCCCAGGCATGGTCGAAGACATATTCGCCGTAGGAATGTTCTTTTAGATACATCGGCATAGCGCCCACCAGCGCGCCGTCCGCATCGTGCGCCAGCAGGTGGCGGGGCGCCCAGCCGGTCCCTGCGCCGACGCTTCCGCTCGTTTCCAGCGCGTCCAGAAAGGCCCAGCTGGTGAAGGGGCTTGTCCCCCTTTTGGGTGACGAAACCACCCCTTCCTGGTGACGTGAATCGGGTTGAGGGGGACATGACTCGGGCTGAACGGTACATGACAGGGCGTCCCACGTCCGCTCGGGCGCGGCGCGCAAGGTTTCGGCGAGGGAGAGGCGCAGGGAGGTCATATCGCGGGCCGCCGGAGGTCGGATGAGGATGAACCCGGGGATATAGCGCCGCGACCCGGGAGGAGCGAGGCGCGCGGTGGCCGCGGCGGGCTGACGCTGCACTGCAACATGCTGCGCCGCGTCAAAACCATCTCACCCGATCTCAATCACCGCGTCCACCTCCACCGCGGCGCCCAGCGGCAGCACCGCCACCCCCACCGCCGAGCGGGCGTGGCGCCCGGCCTCGCCGAACACCGCCACCATCAGGTCCGAGGCGCCGTTGATCACTTTGGGAATGTCGGTGAAGGCGGGGTCCGCATTGACGAACCCGCCCAGCTTCACGATGCGCGCCACCTTGGTGAGGTCGCCGCCGCAGGCCGCCTTGAACTGGGCGATGAGATTGATGGCGCACAGGCGCGCCGCGGCCTGGCCGGCCTCCAGCTCCATCCCTGCGCCCAGGCGCCCGGCCACCAGCCCGTCCGGGCCCAGCGATATCTGGCCGGAAATGTGGACCAGCGCGCCCGAACGCACAAAGGGCACGTAATTGGCCACCGGCGCCACGGGCGCGGGCAGGGTGATCCCCAGATCGGCCAGGCGGGATTCGATCAGGTTCTGGGCGGGGGTCTGGGGAGCGGTCACGGCATGGGCCTCCGGGGCGGCGGATCGGTTGGCTTGAGATAGACCGTGTTCGTGGCGCAATTGCAATCGGGTGGGGGGTGGGGGGAGCGGCGGGGCGGGTGATTCAGGGCGGGGCGTGTGTGGGCGATCACTGTCTGCGAGAGCGGGGGCGCAGGCCGATCTGCCGGGCGTGGATATGCGCACCGGTTCTCTGCGGGAGGAATAGGGGTGTGTCCCGGGTTTCGGGTGTCTGTCCCCGGTCATCCTGCGGTTATCCGGGAGGTGTGCACCCGATTATCCTTCCACAGGATGACGCTCTACTTCAGCGCAGCGCCTCTCCTACTCGCTGAAAGCAACGAACCGCTTCTGCTGCAGGACAGCTGATCGATAGATGGTGACAGAAAAACGCTGGGATATCATTCCAAGTTGCGCGCGCAAATGTCATGTGGCCCTGACCATGGTTGCGTTCGATGTCCTTCCATTGCATACCGAACGCGTTCGACGCCTTTTCGCCGAAGAATATCAGAGCTTTTGGGGACTGGGCGCGCAAAAGCACCTCGTTCCAGTGGCTTGAAAACTCGACCCACCTCTTTCTGTCTGGGTCTCTGGGGTTAATCCACTTAGAAGCCTCACTGGTTGGGGCCTGGGGAAAAACTGCCGCGTGGGCTACCGTCGAGTTTTGTAGAATTGAGCTTAGTTTCGCGCTTGCCATATGCGCCCGGAGCGAAGTTCCAAACTTATACTGATCGGAGAGGTAGAGCAGCTCGCTAGGCGCGGAGGTTTGGACATGCCGATCCGCGCCTCCGCCTTGAAAGGAGATCAGCGCAAGATCGGGATTTTTCTTTAGCGGCCCATAAAGCGGATTCAATCCGAACTGAACTGCTTTGGACAGAGATTCGTCTTCTAGCATTCTTCTACATTCTTCGTAAAGCCTCTTTTCAAGCTCTACAAAATCAATTTCGCTGAACGATCTCATTATGTATTACTTTCATTTAGGTATCCGATTTTTTTGTGATTGGCTCGGTAGGTTGTGATTGCGATTTCACCATCGGTTATCAATACCCGGCCCTTTAACTTTTCAAGTCTGCTGATTTTATTTCTCAAATCCGCAAGAGCCTCATCGACCGCTTCGGCTGTCATCAACAAGCCTCTTTCAATGGTTTCCCCATACTCGGCTATAAGCTCTATGTCTTTGGCCTTCAGGCCACGTTGTTGAAGGCGCGTACGTGCGTGCTTTGTCAAGGTCAGCTCAGTCATTTGACGCACCCCCAGTTTTGTCTACCCCGTTGAAATCTGCGATCGCGTCAGCAAACGCATCAAGATGGTCGCGTTTGTAGGGCTCATTAGCTGGAGGGTCGTGCCTCAGTGTGTTGGCCTCCTTCCAAGTTTGGCCGGGAAACTTGATGCTTAGGTCTCGCCAAGCATTTCGGATCGTGTTTCCAGCTGCGAGGTTCGCGAACTTAGAGGGCGTGAGTGTTTTACCTTCGTACCAAATTTCCGAGTGCCGAACCTGTGCGATATATGCCTTCCCCTTGTAAACAGACCTTAGCTGAGTGCCGTTTCTTAAGAGTAACCGATCCCAACGATATCCTTCGTCAATATCGCCAAAATGGGCGCTCCAAGCTTTCTCTTGCACCAGAAGATCTTCATGAGAGAATGCGCTGCTTTGAATGTGACCAAGGCTGTCTAGACGCTCGAACCGCTGAGCCCAGAAGTCTTGTAGCAGCCGGTCGATAACTGCCACTGCGTGCTCGCTATCGTCAAGCATAGCTACGAATGCGTGATATGTGTCGCGTTGCACGGGCACGTGAACGTAGTCGAACGGGTTTGTGCTTAGGTTCGTTTCGTGCATGGTTGCCTCCATCGCTAGAGGGAGCATAGCAGGTTATAGTACTTAAACAATATGGAAAAGTACTCGAAGAGTGAAATTGGCTAACTATCAGAAATATATAAAGAAATAGAATGAAAGTCTCGACCGTGCAGCCATTCCCCACCCCTCGCCCGAACGACCCGGTGCTCAATCCTCCCCATCGTTCCATGCTGGAAGAAACCGCAAGGCGATCGCCGGCTGTCAAGGACGACCGGGCTTTGCCCGGTCGCCGCACGGCGGCGGCCCGAAGGGCCGTCCTTGACAGGCTGCGACGCTTGCGAAAATGGCTCGGCAAGGAATGACGGGAAGATAGGGTCGCACTGTGCGAAAGCCCGCGCTGTTTTCTACCCGCAGACTTGGTGTGCCTTCGCTGTTGACCATGCTCCAGCAGTAGCCGGGACACACACCCATTTACCGACAAGAGACACGCGCACCCGTTTCCCGTTGCCGAAATCGGCGTTTGCCCCCGGTCTGGCGCGGCGACCCCCTCGCGCACCAATCGCCCCCGGGGTTGAAGGGCGCGGCCATGCGCGCCATGGTGCGCGGCATTGGGGGAGGCGGGCGTCCGGCCCAGGCGGGCGCGGCGCGACAGGCGATGCGCATGGCGTTATGTGAACCCGTACACGCGCGCGAGACCGCGATAACCGCCGCCGATGGCCGGGTGCTGGCGGCGTGCCTGTACGCGCCGGCGCGGCCCCAGGCCGTGATGGTGATCAACCCGGCCACCGGCTACACGCAAGGCTTCTACCGCCCGTTTGCTGAGGCCGCCGCCGCGCGCGGCTGGGCGGCGCTGACGTTTGATTATCGCGGCCAGGGCGCCTCGCTGGACGGGCCGCCGCGCACCGATCCTGCCCGCATGCTCGACTGGGCGCGCTATGACGCGCCGGCCGCCGCCGCCCACGCCAGCGCGCTTTATCCTGGCCTGAAGGTGGATGTGGTGGGCCATTCGGTGGGGGGGCAATTTGCCGGCCTGATCGAGCCGCATGTGCCGGTGCGCGCGCTGGCGCTCCTGTCCTCCTCCGGCCCCTATTGGGGCCATCATGCGCCATCGATGCGCGCGCAGGCGTGGGCGTTCTGGCGGCTGTACGGCCCGGCGGCGCTGGCCATGACCGGCCATGTGCCGCGCGGGGCGCTGTGGCGCGGCGCGCCCCTGCCGCCGGGCGTGTGGCGCGACTGGCGCCGGTTCGGCGTCAACCGCGAGGGATTGCGCGATGTGTTCGCCGAGCACGGGCTGGACGCGCGCTGGCGCGCCTTCTCCGCCCCGGTGCGCGCCTGGGTCCCCGATGACGACCCCATCGCCACGCCGGGCGGCGTGCGCTGGCTGCTGGAGCGCTATGAGCGCGCCCCCAGCGACATGAAAATCGTGCGCCGCGACGATCTGCGCCGCGGCCCCATCGGCCATGACGGCCTGTTCCGTGAGCGCATGTCCGACGTCTTCTGGCCGCAGGTTTTTGGGTGGCTCAGCCATGATCCGTTGAAGGTGGCGGCGGAGTAGGGGGGGCGCAAGAGCGCACCACTTCCCGGCGCGGGAAATAGGTGTCTGCCCCGCTTTTCCCCGGTTTCCCGGCCCGGCCCTATTCCGGCGGCGGCCCGATAAGCACCAGGACCCCAATATAGACCAGCGACAGACCGAGGCCCGTCAGGGTGGCCGCATTGATCCTGCGCTCTTTGATCAGGTCGTAGGCAGGGAGTGCAAAAAGCTAGGCCAGCCACATCGGCAGGACGGTGAATGGATTGAGGTCGAACACATAACCGATCCGCGCCAGCGCCGGGAACATGATCGACAGGCTGGCCAGGAGCATGAAGCGTTTGTGCAGCGAAGCCTTTTTGCGCCAGTTCAGCGCCATGAGATAGTAGAGCGTGAAAAAGGCCGTGTTGACGCAGTTTCCGTAGAAGATTTGCGGCGCGCCGGTCCGCATCATGTTGTCGTACGACACCCAGATTGCGCTTGGCAGCATCACCGAGACAAGCAGAAGGCTCGCCACGCCGAGCGCCTTGTGTGCTGAAGCCCGGTTCTGTCCGATCAGCCAGGTTTGAAAAACGATCAGGGCGAACCAGCTTCCCGTCAGGATCGCGTGCAGGTGCAGCAGGGGCCGCATCGGGGGCAGTTTGTCGGCATTCAACAGCGCGTGCAGCGGAAAAAATACGGCTACAATCCCGAAAAGCACAAAACTGTAGTAAAAGAAGAAGCGCTCACCGCGTTGAGGCTCGCCCATTTTTCGTCCCCCTCCATTGCCCGGGAGCAGAGTAAGAACGACCAGCTGCCCTGTCGACGCGGAAATTGAGACTGGTCAAAAAGGGGATATACGCCGATTGACTGACCATCTGCAGGCGCACCCGTTCGGCTTTGAAACAGGTCTGTGTCCCCGGTTTTCCCGAGGAGTTGATATGAAAAACGCCCCGGCGGATAGCCGGGGCGTCGATCTTTCCACGCTGCAAAACGGGGACGCGCC
The window above is part of the Hyphomonadaceae bacterium ML37 genome. Proteins encoded here:
- the phaP gene encoding TIGR01841 family phasin (Members of this family are phasins (small proteins associated with inclusions such as PHA granules). Note that several different families of phasins have been named PhaP despite very little sequence similarity to each other.); the encoded protein is MTTETGTMSTTIDQTTGGNADASGYVAPDTAAVQLSPKTEARPATARTSSGKAARAPSPPRKMTGVITMAAAAKKDPAKEAFETVTAASNDAIKDGFEKSVNALNEFTAFQKDTVDAMIASATTTAKSIEEINTAAVAYAKKSMEDSAAAAKTMASAKSVQELIEVQADYAKSAMEAYLAEITRQSELMSGLVKQSFKPLNDRAAAAVELMQSQR
- a CDS encoding HIT family protein; the protein is MSLHGTYDDQNIFAKILRGDAPSVKVFEDKQVIAIMDVFPQSEGHVLVIPKARARNLLDLPAEAASAAMERVQQVARAVEAALKPDGVMVAQFSGAAAGQTVFHVHFHVIPRWADRQIAGHGQAGQADVKALEALAERIRAKL
- a CDS encoding RidA family protein: MTAPQTPAQNLIESRLADLGITLPAPVAPVANYVPFVRSGALVHISGQISLGPDGLVAGRLGAGMELEAGQAAARLCAINLIAQFKAACGGDLTKVARIVKLGGFVNADPAFTDIPKVINGASDLMVAVFGEAGRHARSAVGVAVLPLGAAVEVDAVIEIG
- a CDS encoding D-alanyl-D-alanine carboxypeptidase translates to MAHALIRWMASVLAVLAFASAGAAAQSERYAAFVADMESGEVLHARRADAMRFPASLTKMMTLYILFEAERDGRVSLSDELVVSAEAASRPASRLGLAEGATIAVEDAVRALIIASANDVAVVVAEHLGGTETAFAQAMTERARRLGLTSTTFRNASGLPDPLQRTTARDMARLAYALRRDFPERYAYFSETRFVWNGRTINSHNTLVNTMPGVDGLKTGYIRASGFNVALTAQRDGRQLVAIIMGGASPAVRDAHARELIDAAFITLDARDQGRLLATLEAPRLNPIREQEILTAELADMPAQTAQGSAGAAPPVRVTLADVDELAEPARAAEPALALPRGWSIQVGAYGSEAAARARLETVSALGISDLVAQAHHAPEPLLRGETRLWRARFAGLDADIARAACARLQARGEACFTVAPDA
- the clpS gene encoding ATP-dependent Clp protease adapter ClpS, encoding MTERRKDDEDAGRGAGVALETRTRTKRPSMYKVLLLNDDYTPMEFVVGVLMTIFHKNAEEATRIMLHVHQHGVGVCGVFTFEVAETKVAQVMDAARRSQHPLQCTMEKD
- a CDS encoding molecular chaperone DjiA, yielding MEFWRKLAALLTGSQDPFDCAEEDCPPGRRVDDAEFAMALIGLGAKMAKADGEVSREEVAAFAQVFRAPPGFEAPLARAFDLAKQTTLGFDGYARRLARRFQHHPAVLEDVLDGLFHIAKADGRVTAQEEAYLEAVAEIFGFDAHGFERIKYTHIAAPHDDPYVILGVSRAASDAEVKTAYRAIASQNHPDRLMARGAPAELQRIAVDKMAVINAAYDAVMQARGVRPRRLEAQPG
- the clpA gene encoding ATP-dependent Clp protease ATP-binding subunit ClpA, producing the protein MPSFSSALEHSLTRALAAAKERKHEYATLEHLLLILCEDEDAAAVMRACDVDVDELRETLLDYVERELASLVIETGEDAKPTAGFQRVIQRAVIHVQNSGRDEVTGANVLVALFAERESHAAYFLAERDMTRYDAVNFISHGIAKRPGASEALPARGADDEDEDEAAPAAADDKDKDDALAAYCVDLNAKARAGDVDPLIGRDHEVERCIQVLCRRRKNNPLLVGDPGVGKTAIAEGLARKIIEHDVPDVLEKAVIYSLDMGTLLAGTRYRGDFEERVKQVVKALEQRPHAILFIDEIHTVIGAGATSGGAMDASNLLKPALQSGSLRCMGSTTYKEYRQHFEKDRALARRFQKIDVVEPSVADSIKILQGLRPYFEDFHDIRFTNEALKTAVELSDRYIGDRKLPDKAIDVIDEAGASMRLLPQSRRKKTIGVKDVEAVVAKIARIPAKSVSKSDETVLKDLDATLKRVVFGQDEAIAKLASAIKLARAGLREPHKPIGCYLFSGPTGVGKTEVARQLASSLGVELLRFDMSEYMERHTVSRLLGAPPGYVGYDQGGQLTDAVDQHPHSVLLLDEIEKAHPDIFNILLQVMDNGQLTDANGKKIDCRNIILIMTTNAGASDAAKESIGFGRGKREGEDTAAIERLFTPEFRNRLDATIAFSGLKPEVVGRVVEKFVLQLEAQLAERGVTFELSEAATLWLARKGYDENFGARPLGRVIQEHIKKPLADEILFGQLKKGGVVKVDIDPADAERLDFEIIPADRLKAAKPKKTPKKAPEQAPVE
- a CDS encoding GNAT family N-acetyltransferase, producing MTSLRLSLAETLRAAPERTWDALSCTVQPESCPPQPDSRHQEGVVSSPKRGTSPFTSWAFLDALETSGSVGAGTGWAPRHLLAHDADGALVGAMPMYLKEHSYGEYVFDHAWADALERAGGSYYPKLVTAIPFTPATGQRILTHCPETRNTLIEGGIAAARQLGASSWHVLFPDETDRQALDSQGLLARHDIQFIFTSEGYRDYADFLDALASRKRKALRKEREIAQANVNIELLTGSDITEAHWDVFFACYLDTGARKWGQPYLNREFFSLIGQSMADKILLVMASRDGRYIASALNFIGSDTLYGRYWGALDSHDSLHFELCYHQAIEYALSHGLTRVEAGAQGAHKLARGYRPHLVHSAHHIEHEGLRAAVARYLASERPAMIRECEAMDAESPFKTAP